From a region of the Labrus mixtus chromosome 5, fLabMix1.1, whole genome shotgun sequence genome:
- the mrps27 gene encoding 28S ribosomal protein S27, mitochondrial, with protein sequence MAASVWKRCVTAAVKVKCLSPSVSARRWLLSAAYTDSRLWEERRRDPGNLALLANAMDRTYERNLPVSSLSISRFVDNISSREEVDQAEYYLYKFRHSPNCWYLRDWTIHDWIRQCLKYGTREKAMHTLKNKVQYGIFPDDFSFNLLIDSHIKDGDFQGACSVVEEVMLQEAFDLPSTQILSLYALGSYLATRPQLTVSEERTLGATLFICGLKQDNTVGLSAQLLGLALLGKVEMSNGIHAVFKGAPLFWERGYLGRVLAVMERVAAASGDVKLSNDTLDCANALLQELSSASDSDSSGDESEGEEDKKREEVDEDEQAEHAKLPQYVSRFKELRSELESQGKVDSASFQALVSALAQQNLAAAEKPDLEQYERRMQDWEAEKRQLIQREKEMRAKAEQEKQERLAAQERLAAQAAAQQA encoded by the exons ATGGCAGCCTCCGTATGGAAACGGTGTGTGACTGCAGCAGTCAAAGTTAAATGTTTATCTCCTTCTGTTTCAG cgagGAGATGGTTGCTCTCAGCAGCTTACACAGACTCCAGACTGTGGGAGGAGAGACGCAGAGATCCTGGGAACCTGG CTCTACTGGCCAACGCCATGGACCGGACATACGAGAGGAATCTCCCCGTCAGCTCTCTTTCCATATCTCGG tTTGTTGACAACATTTCATCCCGGGAGGAAGTTGATCAAGCGGAGTACTACCTTTACAA GTTTCGTCACAGCCCTAACTGTTGGTATCTGAGAGACTGGACCATTCACGACTGGATCCGTCAGTGTCTGAAATACGGGACGAGGGAAAAGGCCATGCACACGCTTAAAAACAAG gtccaGTATGGAATATTCCCAGATGATTTCTCCTTCAACCTGCTCATAGATTCTCACATTAAAGATGGAGACTTTCAAG GTGCGTGCTCTGTGGTTGAAGAGGTAATGCTACAGGAGGCCTTCGACCTTCCCTCCACACAGATCCTGTCTCTGTATGCTCTGGGCAGTTACCTAGCAACCAGACCACAACTCACT GTGTCAGAAGAGCGGACGCTGGGAGCAACTCTTTTCATCTGTGGACTGAAGCAAGACAACACTGTCGGCCTCAGCGCTCAGCTACTCGGCCTTGCTCTACTAg GTAAAGTGGAGATGTCAAACGGCATTCATGCTGTGTTCAAAGGGGCGCCTCTCTTCTGGGAGCGTGGCTATCTGGGCCGAGTGCTGGCTGTCATGGAGAGAGTGGCTGCTGCCTCTGGAGATGTCAAGCTGTCCAATGACACA CTGGACTGCGCGAACGCTTTGCTGCAGGAGCTCTCGTCCgcctcagactcagactcatcTGGAGACGAATCAGAGGGTGAAGAGGACAAGAAAAGGGAAGAGGTGGATGAAGATGAACAAGCCGAACATGCTAAGCTACCTCAATATGTCAGCAGATTCAAG gAACTGAGGAGCGAGCTGGAGTCTCAGGGCAAAGTGGACTCTGCCTCCTTTCAGGCTTTGGTTAGCGCTCTGGCCCAGCAGAACCTGGCGGCTGCAGAGAAACCGGACTTGGAGCAGTATGAGAGGCGGATGCAGGACTGGGAGGCCGAGAAGAGGCAGCTGAtccagagagaaaaggagatgaGGGCGAAGGCAGAGCAGGAGAAACAGGAGCGGTTAGCTGCACAGGAGCGGTTAGCTGCACAGGCTGCAGCCCAGCAAGCATAG